In bacterium, the sequence TCTGGGTATTTTTCATCTCAGAGAATTTCTTTGCGATCTTTATAACCCAAACGCCAAAGAATATTACAAAGAATAGTATCTTGATTATTGAACCCATGTTATCACCTTATTCTTTTTTGGATTTTGTTTCCTTTGTACCGTCTGCGATCGAATCTCTCATCCCGGTATCTGCCTGAATATTCTTCATCTTGTAGTAGTCCATAATACCAAGATTTCCCTTTCTGAAAGCGTCTGCCATTGCTTTTGGTACTTCTGCTTCAGCTTCTGTAACCTTTGCTCTCATTTCCACAACTTTAGCTTTCATCTCCTGTTCCAAAGCAACAGCCATAGCACGGCGGCTTTCTGCCTTAGCCTGAGCTATCTGTTTATCTGCCTCAGCCTGTTTTGTCTGAAGTATTGCACCAATGTTATCTCCTACATCAACATCCGCAATATCTATTGAGAGTATTTCAAATGCAGTACCTGAATCAAGACCTTTCTCCAATACCTTTTTAGATATCATATCTGGATTTTCCAGCACTTTTTTATGTGTTTGTGCAGAACCAATTGTGGTTACGATTCCTTCTCCAACACGTGCAATAATCGTTTCTTCAGTTGCTCCTCCAACAAGCTGCTGGATATTGGTCTTAACGGTAACCCTGGCTTTTGCTCTTAGCTGAATTCCATCCATTGCTACTGCAGCTACAGTTGAAGCGCCTTTAGTGGGATCAGGGCAGTCAATTACCTTTGGCATTACACTTGTCTGTACAGCTTCAAGAACATTCCTGCCTGCAAGGTCAATTGCAGTTGCCTTTTTGAAATCAAGCGCTATTTCTGCCTTACTGGCTGATATTAAAGCCTTGACAACACTTTCCACATGGTATGTACCGCTTGCAGGTTTTCCCATTATTGGCTGACCGTCTGAAGCCAGATAATGCGCTTCAAGCTCATCCGAGGATATATCCAGGCCTGCTTTTACAGCCATAATTCTGGTATTCACTATAATGCTGGCTGGAACTCCTCTAAGTCTCATAATAACAAGTTTTATCATACTTACCGGTGCGCCTGATACCATTGCTCTAAGCCATAAGCTAAAGAATTTGGCAATAGTTATTACAAGCAAAACAGCTACTGCTATGAGTATAAACATTAATACTTTCATCTCTTTTTCTCCTTTTCGGTTATTGATTTTAGATTTTTCTTACAACAATTTTCTTTCCGCTGACCATCATCACCTTTACTTTTTCATTTTTTCGGACATAACCTCCTTCCGTTACGACATCAAACTTCTGCCCATTGATTTCAGCCTTTCCTGCAGGTCTCAGGAGGGTCAGAGCAATTCCTTCCTTATCTTTTATATCCTCCAAGCTGTCATGAGAGACGAATCCTTCATTTTTACTCTCTTTTTTAGAGAGAATAACATATTGTCCGAACTTTGTCTTTGGCAAAAACTTTAATGCAAGTATTATTGCTATACCTGCAAAAACCAGTTCCAGAAGCAGGGCATAAAAGCCTAATGAGGGATAATTTTTAAAGCATAGGAATATACTGCCAAATATTGCCAGACATCCGCCAAGGCCAAATATACCTCCAGGCACAAAGATTTCAATAAAGATGAATGTTATTCCTGCAATGAATAAAAGAATTATAGTCCACATTTAGTCAGCCTGCCTCCAAGTTTTTACTAAGATTCTGTTTCCCTCAACCTTCTCAACAACAATCTCGGCTCCTTCTTCAATAAAATCTCCGTCAGTCATTACGCTCCATAGTTTATCGTCTATCATTGCCTTGCCTGCCGGTCTGAGGTTTGTATGAGCAACCCCTCTCTTTCCAACCAGAGTATGCATCTCAGTAGATGAAGCGTTAAATCCGTTTTTCTGTTTTTCTGAGGCAGACAGAGCAAGCTGGCTCCATAATCCTTTATTCTTGGGAAGATATTTTAACAGCAGAGCAAATACTGTTCCTGAGGCTAAAATTGCACCACTGATTGTATAAAGAGCATTGTTTAATAAATTAAATTCCCATGAGAATTTGGGTATGGGCTGTTTTACAAGCGCGAGATATATTCCTGCCAGAATACAGAACAGTCCGCCTGATCCAACAAATCCAAATCCAGGTGTTATAAATAATTCAGTAAATAACAGCACAACCCCTATAATGAATAAAACTATATCCATAATATTTGCAAGTCCCACAATATAATGCCCCCAGAAAAATAGAGCCAAAAATATTACACTAATAGTTCCCCCAACTCCCCATCCAGGCGTTTTTATTTCAAACAGTAGTCCTAAGAATCCAAGTGTTAAAAGTAATGAGCTCACAATAGGATGTGTTAGAAATCTGACAACATGTTCTGCCCAGTTAGTACGAGTTTTTTTGATACTAAATTTATCCAGATTAAATAACCTCAATATCTCTTTAATGGACTTTGCCTCGTTTTTTGCAAGACCTATCTTTACAGCTTCAGATCCTGTGAGTGTAAGTAATTTGCCTTTTTTAATTATCTTTTTAACTTCAATGTCCTGATCAACCATTGCCTCTGCTAATTCTGTGGAATGATTGTTCTGTTCCGCTGCTGCTCTGAATGCTGAGCGCACAAAGGATATTTCTTTCTCACCTGTTTTTTCCTGACTCATACCAGCAAAACCAATTTTAACAGGAGAGGCTGCACCTATCATACTGCCCGGGGCAACAATTATGTGTTTACACGATAGAGCAATAAGCGCACCTGCGGATATGGCTCTTGGATTCACATACGCTATAGTAAGCATTTTTAGATTTGAAAGAGCGTCTTTTATATCTACTGCTGCATCAACCCTGCCGCCGTATGTTTTAATATCCAGAATCACTGCCTTAGCATTTGCCTTTTCTGCTTCCTGAACTGAACGTTTAACAAAGCTTGCAAGTCCCAGATCAATTATTCCATGAACAGGAATAATATATACATCTCCGTCTTCAGCATGTAAAAATTGACGATATGGGCATATTAAAGTAAGAAATAGCAATAATAAGATAAAACTTGTTTTAACTTTTCTCATTCTATCCTTTAATGTCTCTCAGATTTCTAAACATCAGGACATAAACCGCTGTTGAGGCTATCATTGCTAAACCTCCTGCTATTCTTAGAACTTGGACTTTCAAAGCAGAGCCCAGTATGGCATACAGAAGACCAAATGGTATACATATGCATATTCCATACACAATTGCGCATACAAGCAACGCCTTAAGTACATACCACCAGTTACCTTTTACGAGCTGTTTACTCCTTTTGAGAGCGCCAGTACTTCCAATCTCTTCAATTATACATACATAGGGAGCAAAACCGAACCAGATAAAAAATATAATACCAGGGATAATTAACAGTAAAAACCCTCCAAATGTTGACAGAAACACAAGAATGCTTACCCATGCATATGGGAAAATTTTTTCAAGACCCGCTTTGTAGGATTCTTTAATATTTGCAGTCCTACCTTCGAGAATATTATTTATCGCAAAAGTCAATCCTATGGAAGTAACCCAGTCGATGATAATTACAGGAAATGTGAATGCTTTGGAAATAGCTGTTAAACATCCTACTAGATAAAGTGCAGCAATTCCAAGAAGAATTACTATATTGTTCTTTATTACTGACCAGCTTATTTTCAGCAGTTCTCCAATTCCCATGAGCTCTTTTGTCTGTGGAGTTTCTTGAGGCTCTGAAGACGCAGATAAAGATTCATTATTCATAATATTTCCTCCCTTATTTTCCAAAGTCAAGCATATACCATAGGCCTCATAATTTACAAGACAAAAACCATTTCAAAACATCAAATCTCCATTCAAAATAATGCTAAATATTATTACCCCTTTATAATAACCGCCTTCTTTTTAAAATAAGCAAAAAGACCGCCAAAAATGAAACCTCCAATGTGTGCAAACCAAGCAATATTTGATACGCCTGTTGTCTTAAATGTAAAACCAAACATTAACTGGAATAAAACCCAAACTCCTAAATATAAAAATGCAGGCACACGCAATATTTTATAAATAACGAAAATATTAATCCTGGCTTTAGGATAAAAGATAAAATAAGCACCCATAATCCCAGATATTGCACCACTAGCACCCATCGTAGGTATTGACAAGTTCCAATTTAAAAAGCTATGTAATATGTTTGCAGATAACCCGCAACAAAGATAAAAAACAAGAAATCCAAAACGGCTAAATCTATCCTCAACATTACTCACAAAAAGCCATAGAAAGAACATATTTCCTATTAAATGAAGCAACCCTCCATGTAAAAACATGGAAGAAATTAAACCTATGCCTAAAAAATGTGCTGGGATTAAACCAAACTTCTGGACAAACGCAAATGGATCTCTAATAAAAAATACCTGACCTATAAAAATCAGCACACATAAAATCATTATGAAAATTGTTACTAAGGGTACCCTTTGTCTCGGAGTATCGTCTGAAAGAGGAATAATCATTTTGGGTATAGATAAAACAACGGGATTTGCTGATCTTGTTAAAGTTCTACTAATTTTTGCTAAATCTTGTGAATCTTGCATAGCTCGATCTTTTTTAATAAAACTTTTAGCAATTGACGTAATTCTTGGATCTTCTTTAAGATATCTGGCAAGTTTTTTAGCTTCTCCTTCATCAGCCCACATACCTTGGCAATGCGGACATTTGTCCAAAAAGACGTTAGAATCATAGGCATAATTAAATACTTTAAGTTTCTGATTACATCTGGGACAAACTTTATCTTTGTTCTCTTTAACGCTATTCAAGGTTTTTACTATACGTTCATTAAACAACTGTGGTATTTGCGGAGAAATTTCTTCGCTCTCTGTTAAAGTCCTGACAAAATCTACTAATTCGTCTGAATCAAACCATGTACCCTTACAACGAGGGCAAATATCTACAAATGCTGATTTAAATTTTATCTCTACTAAATTACTTGAACAAACTGGGCATTTCATTTTCTAAAATTCTCAACGTTTTTTCAAAACATCAAATTTTCCAAAACCTCAAGTGCTTTTTGGGCATCTTCTTCTTTAACTAATAATCGCGTTCCACCAGTGACCAGTGATAAACTAGGGTAAATACCGCCACAATCATCAGTAGAAACAATAGCTTCAATATCACTGTCTTCAAGGAAACTCTTTGCAAGCTCAGCTTCTATTCTATTATTATAATTTTTAATACAAATTAAATCAGGCATTGCTAGCCAGTATGCAGGAATTTATTTCCCAACACTACTATCTGCAGGATTAGATTAGTATAGATTCCTGCAACTGCATCATCAAGCATTACTCCCCAGCCATGAGGGAGTTTCTCTGCCATCTTAGCAGGGAATGGTTTAAGAATGTCGAATATACGGAATAGTATGAAGCCTGTTATAATATAAAATGGACGAAAAGGTACCATTGTCAATGCTATGAGAATTCCAAAGACCTCATCAAGAACAAATTTCCTGCAGTCTTTTTTTCCAAATACTTCTTCTGCTTTTTTGCCAATAAGGATTCCTACAATAAATAATAGACCAAGTATCAGAAAATATAATCCTGAAGAATAATGGTGGGATAGAATCCAATACAATCCCAATCCTGCTAAACTGCCAACAGTTCCGGGAGCGTATGGAGAATATCCAATAAGGAGAAAAGAGGATATTAGTCTAATTAAATTTTTCATTGATGAGCAGCTTCTCTAATGAGGTCCTTGTGCTCAATCATATAGCCAATACCAGAGATGACAGAGAAAATTACCACAACACTCATGACCCATGTTAGGAGGGAGTGCATCCATATATCCAGTGGCTTAGCATGCCATAGGACATTTTCCCATGAATTAAACACTATCATAGTATCTCTGATGCAAAGAGCAATAAGTGTTATTATTATAGCTGTAATCTGAGAGATAGTTTTATGCTTACCAAGCAGACCTGCGGTTATTATCACACCTTTGGTAGCCGCTAGATTACGAAGGCCTGTAATGATAAATTCTCTGCTTATTATTATGACAACCATCCATGAGGGAAAAAGCCCCATGCCAATGAACACAATAAGGGCAGACGCTACAAGTAATTTATCAGCAACTGGGTCCATCAATTTGCCAAAATTGGTTATCTTCTTTTCCCTGCGAGCGATAACCCCATCAAAAAAATCAGTAAGGGATGCCAGAATAAAGATAAGTAATGCCATATATTTACCAATCGCAATGTAAACTAAGTTATTAGAAACATGGTTTACCAACAAGGCAATAATAAGAAAAGGAATAGCCAGTATACGTATAAATGTTAATTTATTGGGCATGTTCATTATGGAATTTTTATCCCCTCTTTTGTTACAATAACCTTTTTAAAAACCTCTCCTTTTTTACCAAGAATGGGCATTTTTTTGCCATTTAACTCTATTACAACACCCCCAGCATTTCCTATTCTGAAATGAAATTTCTCTTTAGCATACCACACTTTCTCGTCTCCCTTATGCAATGTACCGCCAAATAATTTTTTGTCATCAGCAAAGATTCTAACCCATGTTTTATCTATTGCTGTGAATTTTAATTCCAGCAGCTCGCTTTCGCTTTTAACATATTTATCAAGAGCAGATTGATTTTTTAAGGGGAAAATATCTTTTTCATCGGATATGCCAGTATTTACAGAAGCAGGTTTTTTATTTATGGTTTTCTCACTAATTATAAGGCTGGTATCATCTGTTACTAATGGTGAATCTGCTATATCTGGAGCAGAATAATCACGTGTTTCTTCAAGCGTAATTCTGTCAACAGTATTAACAAAATGTCTAACTGTAGAAATGATTGCTATGAATAATGCTAAAATTAATGCTACAGCGGAGAGAAACAATAGCTTCTTTTTTGTTTTCCCGTCCGGACTTTTTTCTCTATAACTTTGAGAAGGTTTGGAGCATTGCTCATACTGCGTCAGGAGTTTTTCTGTATCTAAGCCAAGAAAGCTTGTATATCCTCTTAAAAATATTCTTGCATATTCAGGGGATGGCAGACTGTCAGCAGTGTCATTCTCCAATGCTTTAAGGTATGAAGGACTTATTTTTATTTGTGTATATACATCCTGAAGCCTTAATTTTTTTTCAAGCCTTGCTTTTTTTAAGACTTTGCCAATAGATTCCATGATTTCTTAAAATTTCCTTAGTTGTTTTAATAATTTGTTTATTTTAGACTTAATAAGCACTCTATCATCCTTAAATATTCTGTATTGTTCTTTAATATAATCTGATATTTTACTTGATTCTTCCAATTTCTTATATCTCTTATCCAACTCAAAAAGTTGCACCTGAAGAGAATTAACACTTTCCCTCAGAGTATCTCTTTCGCTTTTTATCTCCTGTATCTTTTGAAGTCTTTCCTGGATTTTTTGGTCTAAAACTTCTAATTTCTCGTCCAGCATTTTCCTACTTTCTTAAAGTAATATCTAATTGTGATATAAGCTTACGCCCTATCCTTGAATGCGCCTGATTTACTTCCTCGTCAGTAAGCGTTTTCTTATTGGAACGATAGCAAATCGAATAGGCCATACTTTTATGTCCAGAGAGAATTTGTTTGCCGCGATATATATCAAATAATTTTACGTCTTCAACAATCTCTCCACCAGCTTTCCACATTATGTTCATAATATCAGCATTAGATACGTTTTCTTTAATAGTAAAAGCTATGTCGCGCTCACTGGCCGGGTATTTGGGAACTGCCTTAAAAACAGGGGATAGGTTTATGTATTTTGATAAATTAGAGAACCCAATCTCAAGAAGAAACACCTTTTCATCAATGTTGTATTTCTCTAATACATTACTGCTAATTTCTCCTATTATGCCTATATTGCGTCCCTGAATATCTATGCTTGCTGAGCAATCAGAAGTAAATACCTGGTGCTTTTTATAGTATAGGCAATGGTCTTCAATCCCAAGTCTATACAAGATTGTTTCTAATATGCCCTTGATATCAAAGAAAGAAACGTTTCCCACAATCCCACAGCATAGGTATGTTTTCTCATGATATGAAGAATTATTTTCAAAGAATACCTGCCCAAGTTCATATAATTTAATTTCAGAAAGAGACCTGTTTAAGTTTCTCTTAATTACACTCAGCATCTCAGGTATTAGGCTTGTTCTCATTATATTTTGGTCATCTCCCAGAGGATTAGTAATTTTTACTCCATCAGAAGACAGACCAGTTTTATCTAGGTTTTCTGAGTTGGTAAAACTTGATGTGTATATCTCGGCCATGCCACATGAAGACAATATGTTCTTCAGAGCATCTGTTTGCTTTTCAAACTCTCCTTTGCCACATGAACTGGTTTGTCCTCGAGGCATTGTAGTATCAATGTTATTGTATCCATAGATGCGGGCAATTTCTTCAATCAGGTCTATTTCTCGCCTAATATCCTGACGATATGTAGGAACCAGTACCTTGATATTATTTAAACTATCCTGTTTGATTTCAAAACCCAGGTTTAGCATTATATGCTTTAACTTGTTTTTGGGTATGTCAATACCTAAAATTCGTTTTATTTGCTGGATTCTAAGTTGTATGTTTTGCTTATTGAATTTCTTTGGATAGATATCTACAATCCCTTTTACTGATTTTCCATGTGCGGTCTTTTCTATGAGATAGGCTGCTCTATTAAGTGCAGACACAACTCCATTCGGATCCACGCCTCTTTCAAAACGATACGATGATTCTGAAGATAACTCTAATGTTTTAGACGTCTTTCTTATGCACCCGGCATGAAAACAAGCACTTTCTAGAAATATATCTGTTGTTTGCTTATCTATCTCGGAACCAATACCTCCCATGATACCTGCAATAGCAATAGGAACTTTTTTATCTGCTATGACCAGCATATCCCGAGAGAGCTGTCTTTTACTCTCATCCAGAGCAACTATAGACTCATTTTGTCTTGCCCTTCTTATAGTAATTTGTTTACCTGATATTTTGTTGTAATCAAATGCATGAAGAGGCTGCCCTGTTTCCATCAAAACATAGTTCGTTATGTCAACAATATTATTTATAGGACGGATATTAACTGCTTTTAACCTATTTGCAAGCCATGATGGAGAAGGCTCTATTTTAACGTTGCGAATTATTCTCCCAGCATACCTGGAGCAGAGAGAAGTATCCTTTATTGATATGTCTATTAATTTTTCGATTTCTTTATTCGCACTGCATTTTTTTAGTGCCTGAGGATATTTAACATGTTTGTTTGTCAGTGTCTCAATCTCTCTTGCTATACCAATTATGCTTAAACAGTCTCCTCTATTTGCTGTAACTTCTATATCTAAAACAGGTTCATCAAGATTTGACAGCCTTTGTATGTCAGCAACTTCCAATCCTGACATGGTTAATTTTTCTGCAATTTCTTCAAGGGATAATTTTATGTCTATATATTCCTTCAACCAATTATAAGGGACCTTCATTACGCCTCCGCTAAAACTGTCTTAAAAATCTTAGATCATTTTCAAAAAACATTCGTATATCATGAATGTGGTATTTTATCATGGCAATTCTCTCAATACCCATGCCAAATGCAAATCCGCTATACTTTTCTGCATCGTAGTGCACCATTTTGAATACTTCTGGATCCACCATACCCGCGCCTCCTATTTCAAGCCATCCTGTATTTTTGCATATTCTGCACCCTTTGCCTTTGCAATTGACACAGGAGAACGCATACTCTGCGCTTGGTTCAGTAAAAGGAAAAAAGTCAGGTCTAAATCTGATTTTTGTCTGCCTGCCAAATAGCTGTCTTGCAAATACTTCCAGAACGCCCTTCAAGTCTCCAAACGTGATATTTGTATCTACAGCCAATCCTTCCACTTGATGAAATATTGGAGAGTGTGTAGCATCAGTTGCGTCTCTTCTGAAGCATCTGCCAGGAGCAATTACTCTTACAGGAGGTTTTTGTTTTTCCATAACGCGAATCTGAACCGGGGATGTATGTGTGCGCAGTAAGATTTTGTCTGTTATATAAAATGAATCATGTCCATCTCTGGCTGGATGATCTTCCGGTGTATTAAGTGCTTCGAAATTGTAGTATTCTGTTTCTATTTCAGGACCTGTTACTGTCTCAAAACCCAAGCCAAAGAATATCTCTTTGATTTCTTGAGTGATAAGTGTAAGGGGATGTTTAGTGCCAATTGAAGGACTGATTCCTGGAAGGGATATGTCTAATTTTGCCTCAGTTCTTTTTACTGATTTAATACTGGCAAGCTCCTCGCTAATCCTAGCACTTATATTAGTTTTTAAATTATTTAACAATCTGCCAAATACTGGTTTTTCATCATTTGATAATGCTGAAACTTGTTTTAACAGAGATGTGAGAACCCCTTTCCTTCCGAGGTATTTTACTCTTATTTCCTCCAAATGCTCAGGAAGAGAAATGTTTTTAATTTCAGAATCGAACTTTTCTTCTATTTCTTTAATCTTTGCTTTCAATATTCGTCTCCATACACGCAAAAGTACCTGCTAATTCTAGCACCTCAAGAGATTTTGTCAACGGTCTGCGCAACCAATGTTTGGTTTTTCGCTGTAGGCAGTATATGATCTTATAAATGAATGTTAAAACGAGCGTTATGAATTCCAGGTGCCCAGCCAACTCTTTGTGCCCACAGATCCATGAAATCCTTACTTTCAATAAGAACAGTCTGATGGTCAAGTCGTTTTGCGCCTTTTTTTTCATAGGCATCTGCTTGATTAGGACACATCAATTCTATCTTTAATCTATAAGGATGTTTTATGTTTTTAATTGGAAATGAATTTCTATTTTCTAATGCTTGTTTGGCTGTTTGACGCAATTCTTCTCTCACTTTTACCGGATTTTTATTAATAACAGAATAGCGGCTTAGCCCTATTTTTGTTTCCACAGTTTCAACTTTCCCAAGAAATTCTTTGGCCTCTCTACAAGCGGCTCTATCACCAGAGACAAGAATTGTCGGGACACCAAAGTATGAACATAAAAGTGCAAAGATGGCAATCTCGCCTACAGGCATGTCATTAAGCCACATATTGCTGCATGAATGGCTGTTAAAGGTATGATTCATAAAGCCATCCTTGACCCCTATCATGGAATGCGCTCCAATATGCAAAGCGGCATCATAACTTGCATCAACGCAAGTAATTGGAGTAACTCCTCCTCCGTATATCTTAAGCTCAGCTTTTGGATGAAGGTTTTCTATATGAATAGAATTGCTTCCGCCATGACCATCAATCACAATAATCTCTTTTGCACCAGCATTGGACAATCCTTCAACTACAGCATTGACTTCTTCTGTTAATAGACGACACGCAGTCTCTTCATTAATAATTTTGTTCCCAATCCCTGTATCAGCACAGCGACCATTTACACCGCTTGGTCCTTCCAAGTCTGTCATAACATATACTTTTTTTGTCTTTTGTCTGGCAGCCATTTTTACTCCTTATGATTTTATTTTTTATCTTTACCCTAAGTCTTCTAACAACATTCGAATATAAGCGATGTCCTGCTTTGCAAACAATTCTCGATCGCCTTGTCTTGGAGCTTCAATACAAATTGGACCCTGATATTCCTTTTCCTTGAGAATACGCAGAAATTCACGGTTATTGACAATCCCGTCTCCAAGACCACAGGCTATAAAACTGTTGTACGGTGTGTTTCGAAGACGAAATATGTTTTTTAGATGCACATAATATAGTCTGTTAGCACATATGTTAACGGTTTCGGAAAGCGAAACAGGTTTTGGAAAGCAGGCAATATTTGCGTAATCCAGATTAATTCCCACACTTTTCCTATCAATCATATCAACAAGTTTTTTTGCAGATTCAGGAATGTCGTGAATATAATTCATATGTGTTTCAAAGGCGAATCGAAATCCCAGCTCTGAAGCAAGATCGCCAAGCGTTTTAAATCTTTCTGCTGCCCATTTCCACTGGTCAGGAGTGGCAATTGCAGAACCTTGCTTGTCGTACTTGTAGCTTGGTTCAGCTTTTGTAGAGAGTGGGCCAGCCATTGTATTACAAACAGTAAGCTCAAACCGCTCGGCAGCCATTCTGTAAAACACAATGCACTCATTAATTTCTTTCTTTCG encodes:
- a CDS encoding sugar phosphate isomerase/epimerase family protein, with protein sequence MKNPIILHVNYVEQGQSISEMCKKAVEWEYDGIEFRQKRSEVDETPEQYLNSIAEAVQKTGLKYVLFGAPGANLMSDDDEMRKKEINECIVFYRMAAERFELTVCNTMAGPLSTKAEPSYKYDKQGSAIATPDQWKWAAERFKTLGDLASELGFRFAFETHMNYIHDIPESAKKLVDMIDRKSVGINLDYANIACFPKPVSLSETVNICANRLYYVHLKNIFRLRNTPYNSFIACGLGDGIVNNREFLRILKEKEYQGPICIEAPRQGDRELFAKQDIAYIRMLLEDLG
- a CDS encoding M55 family metallopeptidase, giving the protein MAARQKTKKVYVMTDLEGPSGVNGRCADTGIGNKIINEETACRLLTEEVNAVVEGLSNAGAKEIIVIDGHGGSNSIHIENLHPKAELKIYGGGVTPITCVDASYDAALHIGAHSMIGVKDGFMNHTFNSHSCSNMWLNDMPVGEIAIFALLCSYFGVPTILVSGDRAACREAKEFLGKVETVETKIGLSRYSVINKNPVKVREELRQTAKQALENRNSFPIKNIKHPYRLKIELMCPNQADAYEKKGAKRLDHQTVLIESKDFMDLWAQRVGWAPGIHNARFNIHL